A single genomic interval of Nostoc commune NIES-4072 harbors:
- a CDS encoding pyridoxamine 5'-phosphate oxidase family protein, with product MATSTDRDQQIQKLHELIKNIDYGMFTTVDDDGSLHSYPMSKSGEINSEATLWFFTYAGSHKVTEIEHYKQVNISFSSPEQQRYVSISGSAELVKDRNKMRELWKPELQTWFPKGLDEPDIALLKVNINQVNYWDSTSSFKPQTISFLTSSRL from the coding sequence ATGGCAACTTCTACAGACCGCGATCAACAGATTCAAAAGCTGCACGAACTAATCAAAAATATTGATTATGGTATGTTTACCACAGTCGATGATGATGGCAGTTTGCATAGTTACCCCATGTCAAAAAGTGGTGAGATTAACTCTGAAGCCACACTCTGGTTCTTTACTTATGCTGGTTCACATAAGGTGACTGAAATTGAACACTATAAGCAGGTAAATATTAGTTTTTCGTCACCCGAACAGCAGCGATACGTTTCTATCTCAGGTTCAGCAGAACTCGTAAAAGACCGCAACAAGATGCGAGAGCTATGGAAGCCGGAACTTCAAACCTGGTTTCCTAAAGGACTGGACGAACCTGATATTGCTTTGCTTAAGGTGAATATTAACCAGGTTAATTATTGGGATAGTACATCGAGTTTCAAACCACAAACAATTAGTTTTTTGACATCATCACGGCTTTAA